Proteins from one Ipomoea triloba cultivar NCNSP0323 chromosome 1, ASM357664v1 genomic window:
- the LOC116009958 gene encoding uncharacterized protein LOC116009958 — MSQQCFSSSNSSSDSDDDEDDYAAILMIIAACVLMDDIERTPCRTSILSGSIDGTHLVAWAPASKQTTFRGRKGGMVTQNVMAVCSHDMMFTFVYAGWEGSANDSRIFLDALSKPEIRFPMPPEGHYYVVDGGYPNARFPILKFINAYPLVRQSQIPIACCALHNFIRLKDMDDQLASMYAMQDMILDDDGGSTSGVGNDIIQLDMSQQHQMLQVREDIANAIWANYNH; from the exons ATGTCACAACAATGTTTTTCTAGTTCCAATAGCTCTAGTGacagtgatgatgatgaagatgattaTGCAGCGATACTTATGATTATTGCTGCATGTGTATTGATGGATGACATAGAGAGGACTCCATGTAGAACCTCAATCCTTTCAG GTTCTATAGATGGAACGCATTTGGTAGCTTGGGCACCTGCATCAAAGCAAACTACATTTCGTGGTAGAAAAGGAGGAATGGTGACTCAAAATGTCATGGCGGTTTGCTCGCATGACATGATGTTTACATTCGTATATGCGGGTTGGGAAGGAAGTGCGAATGATTCTCGCATATTCTTAGATGCACTTTCAAAGCCTGAAATTCGGTTTCCCATGCCACCCGAAG GTCATTACTATGTTGTTGATGGTGGTTACCCAAAT GCGAGATTTCCAATTCTAAAGTTCATTAATGCTTACCCATTGGTTAGACAAAGCCAAATTCCTATTGCATGTTGTGCATTACACAATTTCATACGGTTGAAAGACATGGATGATCAATTAGCTAGCATGTACGCCATGCAAGATATGATTTTGGATGATGATGGTGGAAGCACTAGTGGAGTTGGAAATGATATCATACAATTAGATATGAGTCAACAACATCAAATGCTACAAGTGCGTGAAGACATTGCAAATGCAATATGGGCAAATTATAATCATTGA
- the LOC116032289 gene encoding uncharacterized protein LOC116032289 has protein sequence MMESVGLNYGISKLKGKCNMLKLMYKQFSELVSHTGVTYNSLTNTVEACEDTWQKFYAKHPKFKSYNRNSCKHYELMTEVFARSVATGGLANSSMQMPLNSDEECLAEDEFLLHARPSVIEVDTGHTSSKGKRSLDEMMDIVGSARKDTTKKLREKLSNAMDSVSANMTSKEQRRKAREDASMMSMTAVAPYTMKACIQILNNMSGIPRAAMNAAFLKLENLDLREGFIEMSPEWQRE, from the exons ATGATGGAGTCTGTTGGTCTCAATTACGGGATTAGTAAACTTAAAGGAAAGTGTAACATGCTGAAATTGATGTACAAGCAGTTTTCTGAGTTGGTTTCTCATACGGGGGTAACATACAATTCACTTACAAACACTGTGGAGGCATGTGAGGATACATGGCAAAAATTCTACGCG AAGCATCCTAAATTCAAGTCTTATAATAGAAATAGTTGCAAACACTACGAGCTAATGACTGAGGTATTTGCCCGATCTGTTGCCACTGGAGGTCTTGCCAACTCGTCCATGCAAATGCCACTTAACTCTGATGAGGAATGCCTTGCCGAGGatgagttcttacttcatgcAAGACCATCAGTAATTGAAGTTGATACAGGTCATACCAGTTCAAAAGGAAAAAGGAGTTTGGATGAGATGatggatattgttggtagcgcGAGGAAGGACACTACCAAGAAGTTGAGGGAGAAGTTAAGTAATGCAATGGATAGTGTTAGTGCGAATATGACTTCAAAAGAACAACGCCGAAAAGCCAGGGAAGATGCTAGTATGATGAGTATGACGGCTGTTGCCCCATATACCATGAAAGCTTGTATTCAGATTCTGAACAACATGAGTGGGATTCCTCGTGCTGCAATGAATGCAGCTTTCCTGAAATTGGAAAATCTTGACCTCCGTGAGGGGTTCATAGAAATGTCTCCTGAATGGCAACGTGAATGA